The genomic segment gatatacagatagatatacagacatagatatacagatagatatacagacagatagatagatatacagatagatatacagacagatagatatacagacagatagatatacagatagatataaagacagatagatatacagacagatagatatacagacagatagatatacagacagatatacagacagatatacagacagatagatatacagacagatagatatacagacagatagatatacagacagatagatatacagacagatatacagacagagagatatacagacagagagatatacagataaatatacagacagagagatatacagacagacagatatacagatagatatacagacagacagatatacagacagatatacagacagatagatatacagacagatagatatacagatagatatacagacagacagatatacagacagatatacagacagatagatatatagatagatatacagatagatatacagacagatagatatacagatagatatacagacagacagatagatatatagatagatatacagatagatatacagacagatagatatacagatagatatacagacagatataaagacagatagatatacagacagacagatatacagacagacagatatacagacagatatacagacagatagatatacagacagatagatatacagacagatatacagacagatataaagacagatagatttacagacagatagatatacagatagatatacagacagatagatatacagacagatagatatacagatagatataaagacagatagatatacagacagatagatatacagatagatatacagacagatagatatacagacagacagatatacagacagagagatatacagacagagagatatgtacagatagatatacagacagatagatatacagatagatatacagacagatagatatacagatagatataaagacagatagatatacagacagatatacagatagatatacagacagatagatataaagacagatagatatacagacagatagatatacagatagatatacagatagatagatatacagacagatatacagacagatagatataaagacagatagatatacagacagatagatatacagacagacagatatacagacagagagatatgtacagatagatatacagacagatatacagacagacagatatacagacagagagatatacagatagatagatatacagacagacagatatacagatagatatacagatagatatacagacagatagatatacagacagatatacagatagatatacagatagatatacagacagacagatatacagacagagagatatgtacagatagatagatatacagacagatatgtttgtgtctctgtgtgtgtgtgtgtgtgtgtgtgtgtgtgtgtgtgtgtgtgtctctgtgtgtgtgtctctgtgtgtgtgtgtctctgtgtgtgtgtgtgtgtgtgtgtgtctctgtgtgtgtgtgtgtctctctgtttgtgtgtgtgtgtctctgtgtgtgtgtgtgtgtgtgtctctgtgtgtgtgtgtgtgtgtgtgtgtgtgtgtgtgtctctgtgtgtatgtgtttctctgtgtgtgtgtgtgtgtgtgtgtgtgtgtgtgtgtctgtgtgtgtgtgtgtgtgtgtgtgtctctgtgtgtgtgtgtgtgtgtgtgtgtgtgtgtgtgtgtttgtgtgtgtgtgtgtctctctgtgtgcgtgtgtgttaatGCTTGTTACATCAGTGTGACCTGAGTATTTTCAGCCTGCTAAGCAGCTGCTATTTAAAGCAGATTAAAGCTGGCACACTGATGtatgattcacacacacacgcacgcacgcacgcgcacacagacacacccacacacacacacagcctctcgTCCAATCAGAACACTCGGTCAGAACTAGCTGCTGTTAATAAAGCGATAGAGACGATGAGGTGTGGGCTGTGATTGGCAGGTGGTGGTCGCCGTGCAGCAGTATCGTTCCCGCTGGCCGAAGGAGCTGGACCTGAACCAGGGAGACCTGATCCAGGTCCTCTACAAGGAGGACGCCACCTGGTGGTTCGGACGGCTCACAGTCGGACAGGAGGGATATTTTCCTGCAGAGTGCGTGGAGCCGCTGCAGGTAAGAACGATCCTAATAACAACAGAGAGCCGCTCTGAGGACGGAGGAGGAGACGTTAACTTCCACTGGAACATCATGACAATATAAAACTGGCAATCTCCGAGTTTTATAAtctcgtacacacacacacactatatttATAATGCACTCATCTGCCCTCTGGGCGGCGCTACAGAGCACGGAGGGGGAAAGGTCGGATCCCTGCGATCAGTGTTTTTGTCTTAGCTTtgtgctaacatgctaatgtgTAGCGTAgcagctgattggctgtgaTGTATCTTGATCTATACGCAGCAGGGCAGAGCTTCATCCGGAGCCACGCCCACATTCCTGAGGAGAGGGTCGGTACCGACAACAGTCGCCCCCTGTGGCTGTACGAGGTAACTGCACCTATACAATGTGGCCAGTAGGGGTCACTCtgagcatgttttattttatatacagtggcaaaactttatttaaaaaccaagcagagacagattaaaaaatatataaatatttaaactcaaagctcttaaaaataaaaactgatgtgCACGCTTAATGgacggaggctgtagtcataaaggcgggcggcccaggtttgaatccgacctctggctcctttcccgtacgtcattctctctctctctctctctcatttctgacTCTTTGGTGTGTCTCTCAGGAACACAAagcttttctgtctgttttgacCTTTTGTTCACAAACGCcgttttaggtcactgaaaacACCCCTTTtgtaaaactccttccagggtgacgATGTTCAGAAACTCAGTTCAAGGTTCGCGATGCAGTTTACgtgagattagtgcgatggcagacgtaaccaaactagcgctggtgctaacgatgctaactggactttttacacgcTCTCACACACCGTTACTCTGCCACTATGCtgacgagcagagacgcctgacTGGACGATGAGGGGCGATAcggtccgatggtggaggcttgGCGTCGGGCGGTGGTTAAGGGACAATACGGTCCGTCTgactttgtaaaatgaaatggtcacTGCAGAGGAATGGCGAGAACATTTTAGCATGTCAAGGACGTCTTTGTTGACCTGGCGAGCTCATGACAGCCGCAACAGTGCGTTTTGCGTTTCCATGTGGACGAAGATGTTTAAGAGAGTCGGGTGTGTGTGGACGGGATCATCAAGAAAACCTCTATTTAAAATAAACCCCGCCTACTTGTGGACTAATTAAACTTTATTAAACGTTTGTGTAAACGCTCGCTCTCCTTCACACTGACGtctttcacacttaaacaaCACTGCACATAaatgttgccatgacaaccagGAAAgtagacgggctaactggctgctttgtaaCTGAAGGCTGCTGAGTGAACTAGTGCCATAGTTACATAGTCCTGAAAATAGGTGACCGGGCCGTTCAGTGGACGCcatgagagagacgccattctccctgttggagGTTATTGTGCTATTGGATCGACTTTGAAACAAATATCAAACTGACGTTTTGTCCCCTCAGTGGTCACAGGACTCCAAAGCTGCTCAGGAAAAACAGCATCCGGTATCCGCTGGGACTCGACGGGTCCACCGGGGGGTCTGCGGCTCCGTCTCGCAGTTCCCCGAGTCTCCTCCACCGAGTCCTCGCCAAGTCCAGGAGGAAGAGCTGCCCCCACCTTTCTCAACCCCATCCAAACATGGGGTCCATCAACACTGCATTCCAGCCGGATTAGACCGACCTTTACGAGTCCCGCCCTCAGAATCATCGAGTCCTCTAGTTTTTTATTGGCTCAAAttctttttaatcaaatattaaACCTCGGGTTTGACCTTCCAGTCTGAGGAGACGTTCCAGTCCCTGTGGTCACATCCCAGGGGGAGCTCGTGCTCAGACATACCCGATTGTTCAGGTCATGTCTGAGTCTCCCAGGTCGAGTCAAATCCAACAGGTCATGTTCAGGTCACAGAGGTCTTGTTTGAGTCATGAGGTCCAAACTAAGTTATCAAGATCGAGTTTCTGGTGACCTCCaagtctctgatgttttcatcTAAGTCTTGAGTCCTTACTAATCATATATATACCACAGTAACCTGAGACAAGTCACACAGATCATGTCATACAAGTCCCCCGTCAGAGTGAAGTCTCATATACTTGCTTGAAGTTCCAGTCATGGCCTTTGGCGTCCTAGTTGCTCAAGCCTACTCAAGTCACTGCTTTAGCCAGTAAGGTCATGTCCAAGTCACTAGGATCAAGTCATAGTCCTTCCTAGTATCTGACATAAAGTCATAGTCGCAAGATCATGTCTAAGTCCTTGAGATCATGTCCAAGTCCCTGAGGTGAGGTCCTAGTCCCTGAGATCACGTCCAAGTCCCTGAGGTCATTTCAAAGTCCCTGGGGTCAGGTCCTAGTCCCTGAGATCATGTCCAAGTCCCTGAGGTCATTTCAAAGTCCCTGAGGTCATTTTAAAGTCCCTGAGGTCAATTTAAAGTCTCTGAGGTCAGGGTCTAGTCCCTGGAATCATGTCCAAGTCCTTGAGATCAGGTCCTAGTCCCTGAGCTCACGTCCAAGTCCTTGAGGTCATTTCAAAGTCTCTGAGGTCAGGTCCTAGTCCCTGAGATCATGTCCAAGTCCCTGAGGTCATTTCAAAGTCCCTGGGGTCAGGTCCTAGTCCCTGAGGTCATGTCCAAGTTCCTGGGTTCATTTAAAAGTCTCTGAGGTCATGTCAAAGTCCCTGGAATCATGTCCAAGTCCTTGAGGTCAGGTCCTAGTCCCTGAGGTCAGGTCCTAGTCCCTGAGATCATGTCCAAGTCCCTGAGGTCATTTCAAAGTCCCTGAGGTCAGGTCCTAGTCCCTGAGATCATGTCCAAGTCCCTGAGGTCAGGTCCTAGTCCCTGAGATCATGTCCAAGTCCCTGAGGTCATTTCAAAGTCCCTGAGCTCATTTTAAAGTCTCTGAGGTCAGGGTCTAGTCCCTGGAATCATGTCCAAGTCCTTGAGGTCATGTCCTAGTCCCTGAGGTCAGGTCCTAGTCCCTGAGATCATGTCAAAGTCCCTGGGGTCAGGTTCTAGTCCCTGAGGTCATGTCTAAGTCCCTGAGATCATTTCAAAGTCCCTGAGATCATTTCAAAGTCCCTGAGGTCATTTCAAAGTCTCTGAGGTCAGGTCCTAGTCCCTGAGATCATGTCCAAGTCCCTGGAATCATGTCCAAGTCTTTGAGGTCAGGTCCTAGTCCCTGAGGTCAGGTCCTAGTCCCTGAGATCATGTCAAAGTCCCTGGAATCATGTCAAAGTCCCTGGGGTCAGGTTCTAGTCCCTGAGGTCATGTCCAAGTCCCTGGGTTCAGGTTCTAGTCCCTGAGGTCATGTCCAAGTCCCTGGGGTCATTTCAAAGTCTCTGAGGTCAGGTCAAAGTCCCTGAGATCATGTCCAAGTCCCTGAGGTCATTTCAAAGTCCCTGAGGTCAGGTCCTAGTCCCTGAGATCATGTCCAAGTCCCTGAGGTCATTTCAAAGTCCCTGAGGTCAGGTCCTAGTCCCTGAGATCATGTCCAAGTCCCTGAGATCATTTCAAAGTCCCTGCGGTCAGGTCCTAGTCCCTGAGATCATGTCCAAGTCCCTGGGGTCATTTCAAAGTCTGTGAGGTCAGGTCCAAGTCCCTGAGATCATGTCAAAGTCCTTGAGGTCAGGTCCTAGTCCCTGAGATCATGTCAAAGTCCTTGAGGTCAGGTCCTAGTCCCTGAGATCATGTCCAAGTCCCTGAGGTCATTTCAAAGTCCCTGAGCTCATTTTAAAGTCTCTGAGGTCAGGGTCTAGTCCCTGGAATCATGTCCAAGTCCCTGAGGTCATTTCAAAGTCCCTGGGGTCAGGTCCTAGTCCCTGAGATCATGTCCAAGTCCCTGAGGTCATTTCAAAGTCCCTGGGGTCAGGTCCTAGTCCCTGAGATCATGTCCAAGTCCCTGGGGTCATTTCAAAGTCTCTGAGGTCAGGTCCAAGTCCCTGAGATCATGTCAAAGTCCTTGAGGTCAGGTCCTAGTCCCTG from the Labrus bergylta chromosome 4, fLabBer1.1, whole genome shotgun sequence genome contains:
- the LOC136178956 gene encoding uncharacterized protein encodes the protein MQQIYRQSDEQFEVYTTVFSPQVCRSRTRTTQVDAEKVVVAVQQYRSRWPKELDLNQGDLIQVLYKEDATWWFGRLTVGQEGYFPAECVEPLQQGRASSGATPTFLRRGSVPTTVAPCGCTSGHRTPKLLRKNSIRYPLGLDGSTGGSAAPSRSSPSLLHRVLAKSRRKSCPHLSQPHPNMGSINTAFQPD